A genomic segment from Kyrpidia tusciae DSM 2912 encodes:
- a CDS encoding type II toxin-antitoxin system RelE family toxin, whose translation MDRGRFDELFRQCGVQVRFTRAAAEDFQSLRKNQQRFVLALILKQAQKNPRLRPAGNRIPLNKELAGLAKIKSKSANLRVVYRPVDEGDGTVAMEIIAIGPRDHDKVYKEAARRMMAGDSEQKESGL comes from the coding sequence GTGGATCGGGGTCGTTTCGACGAACTGTTTCGGCAATGTGGTGTTCAGGTTCGGTTCACGAGGGCCGCGGCGGAAGATTTCCAGTCACTGCGGAAGAACCAACAGCGATTTGTGCTGGCTCTGATTCTCAAGCAGGCGCAAAAGAATCCCAGGCTGCGGCCGGCCGGAAACAGGATTCCGCTGAACAAAGAACTGGCGGGGCTGGCGAAAATCAAAAGCAAGTCGGCCAATTTGCGTGTCGTGTACCGACCGGTGGACGAGGGAGACGGGACGGTCGCGATGGAGATCATCGCCATTGGTCCTCGGGATCATGACAAGGTGTACAAAGAGGCGGCGAGGCGGATGATGGCCGGGGATTCCGAGCAGAAAGAGAGCGGCCTTTGA
- the rlmD gene encoding 23S rRNA (uracil(1939)-C(5))-methyltransferase RlmD has protein sequence MDRIIPVSPGDEVDVVLHGVTQEGKGVGRISAAGSSGRADRGGFTLFVRGGLPGERVRARVTRVARGYADAEVVAVMEASDARVRPPCPVFGACGGCQFQHGDYGWQLDVKRERVREALERIGRFRTVYEGSGDPGVGGSAKGSGEVMGSTGKSEEAVGEGRLLVPAGAHSPVDTVVIHSTLGMESPWRYRNNIHMAVKNRGGRLAAGYYSSGGRRWVATEDCPIADKRLVALIRAGLRAAEVCGWQAAEKATHGPAGARSHGESTGGVGRLYHLAARVAPGTGQTMLIAVVDREQMPHLGEFSDRVRDAVPEVTSVILNVRRRGEGPIYGRRSIALYGPSRIVDRMGGLWFEISPTSFYQVNSQQAERMYRLAVEAAGLDGSQRVVDAYCGVGTLSLFLSRSAAWVTGIEVAREAVADARRNARMNRIGNARFQVGAVEEILPRLVADRQPDVVTLDPPRRGCRREVLEALICSQVPRVVYVSCDPATLARDLRILAGGGYQVRGVWPVDMFPQTGHVESVALLGLQ, from the coding sequence GTGGACAGGATAATACCGGTGTCCCCCGGGGACGAGGTGGATGTGGTTCTTCACGGGGTGACCCAGGAAGGCAAGGGGGTGGGCCGAATCTCGGCGGCCGGGTCGTCAGGCCGGGCGGACCGAGGTGGGTTCACCCTTTTTGTGCGGGGCGGGTTGCCCGGGGAGCGCGTCCGGGCCCGGGTGACGCGGGTGGCCCGGGGGTACGCCGATGCGGAGGTAGTTGCGGTGATGGAGGCGTCTGACGCCCGGGTAAGGCCGCCGTGTCCGGTGTTCGGGGCGTGTGGGGGGTGTCAATTCCAGCACGGGGATTATGGGTGGCAGTTGGACGTGAAGCGGGAACGGGTCAGGGAGGCCCTGGAGCGGATCGGGCGATTTCGGACGGTGTACGAGGGGTCTGGGGATCCGGGGGTTGGTGGGTCGGCTAAGGGATCGGGTGAGGTAATGGGCAGCACAGGGAAGTCCGAAGAGGCCGTGGGGGAGGGCCGTCTGCTTGTCCCGGCCGGGGCGCATTCTCCGGTGGATACTGTGGTTATCCACTCGACCCTCGGAATGGAGTCCCCCTGGCGGTATCGCAATAATATCCATATGGCGGTGAAAAACCGCGGCGGGCGGTTGGCGGCGGGCTACTATTCCTCCGGAGGCCGGCGGTGGGTGGCGACGGAGGACTGTCCCATCGCGGATAAGCGGCTAGTGGCGCTGATCCGGGCGGGATTGCGGGCTGCCGAGGTATGCGGCTGGCAGGCGGCGGAGAAGGCGACGCATGGGCCGGCGGGTGCCCGATCTCACGGCGAGTCCACCGGGGGCGTAGGGCGGCTTTATCATCTGGCGGCCCGGGTGGCGCCGGGGACGGGGCAGACGATGCTCATCGCTGTGGTGGACCGGGAGCAGATGCCCCACCTGGGGGAGTTTTCCGACCGGGTGCGGGACGCGGTTCCGGAAGTCACCAGTGTGATTCTCAATGTCCGGCGGCGGGGCGAAGGGCCGATCTATGGAAGGCGGTCGATTGCCCTGTACGGCCCCAGCCGGATCGTGGACCGGATGGGGGGATTGTGGTTTGAAATTTCCCCCACGTCCTTTTACCAGGTGAACAGCCAGCAGGCGGAGCGGATGTACCGGCTCGCCGTCGAGGCCGCCGGGCTCGACGGCTCCCAGCGTGTGGTGGACGCCTACTGTGGGGTCGGCACCCTTTCCCTGTTTCTTTCCCGGAGCGCCGCCTGGGTGACGGGCATCGAGGTGGCCCGGGAGGCGGTGGCGGACGCCCGCAGGAATGCGCGGATGAACCGGATCGGGAACGCGCGCTTTCAGGTCGGTGCCGTGGAGGAGATTCTGCCGAGGCTTGTGGCCGACCGGCAGCCCGACGTGGTGACCCTCGATCCTCCGCGGCGGGGATGCCGCCGGGAGGTCTTGGAAGCCCTCATTTGCTCCCAAGTTCCCCGGGTGGTCTACGTCTCCTGTGACCCCGCCACCCTGGCCAGGGATTTGCGCATTCTCGCGGGCGGAGGGTACCAGGTTCGGGGGGTGTGGCCGGTGGACATGTTTCCCCAGACGGGGCATGTGGAGAGTGTGGCGCTTCTTGGCCTTCAATAA
- a CDS encoding class I SAM-dependent methyltransferase, giving the protein MAVEGRFLQTIAPYYDAWMDWDRRLAEEIPFLEQGLPTRGPVSILDAACGTGHRVRALADRGYEVIGADGESTLVDRARELYGDIEVYPVSLAELTRAAKPGSMNLVVCGGNAAVLGRSRAELEQALSRMFDVLAPGGRLVMEMDNLAKVVRRKLRFLPLRQGRPADGAGEWLLLGEYEWNGTGILYHLLVFRRGSGGEWTMNVHSSEVLSLEHSDLVLMLRETGFNDIRLYSDYVGGEFLPLESDRLIVTARRPE; this is encoded by the coding sequence ATGGCTGTGGAAGGGCGATTTTTGCAGACGATTGCGCCCTATTATGACGCGTGGATGGACTGGGACCGGCGACTGGCGGAGGAGATTCCGTTTCTGGAGCAGGGGCTGCCGACCCGGGGGCCGGTGTCCATTCTGGATGCGGCGTGCGGGACAGGCCATCGGGTGAGGGCGTTGGCGGACCGAGGGTATGAGGTGATCGGGGCCGATGGGGAATCGACGCTGGTGGACCGGGCCCGGGAGCTCTACGGTGATATCGAGGTGTATCCCGTGTCCCTGGCGGAACTCACCCGGGCGGCCAAACCGGGATCGATGAATTTGGTGGTCTGCGGGGGAAACGCCGCGGTGCTCGGCCGAAGCCGGGCGGAGCTGGAGCAGGCGCTGAGCCGAATGTTCGATGTCCTGGCTCCCGGGGGTCGGCTGGTGATGGAGATGGATAATCTGGCCAAGGTGGTGCGGCGGAAACTGAGGTTTTTGCCCCTGCGGCAGGGCCGGCCGGCGGATGGTGCGGGAGAGTGGCTGCTCCTCGGGGAGTATGAATGGAACGGCACGGGGATTTTGTATCATCTTCTCGTGTTCCGGCGGGGTTCCGGGGGAGAGTGGACGATGAACGTTCATTCTTCAGAGGTGTTGTCCTTGGAGCACAGTGATTTGGTGCTGATGCTCCGGGAGACGGGATTTAACGATATTCGCTTGTACAGCGATTATGTGGGCGGGGAGTTTTTGCCCTTGGAGAGCGATCGGCTGATCGTGACCGCGAGACGCCCGGAGTAG
- the gatB gene encoding Asp-tRNA(Asn)/Glu-tRNA(Gln) amidotransferase subunit GatB, whose protein sequence is MEFETVIGLEVHVELATKTKIFCGCSTEFGAPPNTHVCPVCLGHPGVLPVLNRRALELAMKAALALNCEIARESKFDRKNYFYPDLPKAYQISQYDKPIGEHGWVEIETADGPKRIGIIRVHLEEDAGKLMHGADGLHSLVDFNRVGVPLIEIVSEPDMRSPEEARAYLEKLKAIMQYCEISDVRMEEGSLRCDANISLRPAGTSEFGTKTEIKNMNSFRNVQRGLEHEQERQREILASGGQVVQETRRWDEAAGRTLPMRSKEEAHDYRYFPEPDLVTLSIDEEWVRRVRESIPELPDARRRRFVEQYGLPAYDAGVLTASRGVADFFEEAARHAGDAKAVSNWMMGELLGHMNQSGLEIRDVKVTPRGLARLIELIADGTISTKIGKTVFAEMFATGKEPDVVIEEQGLVQISDEGALAALVDRVIEANPKSVADYRGGKGKALGALVGQVMKETKGKANPQVVNKLLRERLG, encoded by the coding sequence ATGGAATTTGAAACCGTCATCGGTTTGGAAGTGCACGTGGAGCTGGCGACGAAGACGAAGATCTTTTGCGGGTGTTCGACGGAATTCGGCGCTCCCCCCAACACCCACGTCTGCCCGGTATGCCTGGGTCACCCCGGGGTGTTGCCGGTGTTGAATCGGCGGGCGCTGGAGCTGGCGATGAAAGCGGCCCTGGCCCTCAATTGCGAGATCGCCCGGGAGAGTAAATTTGATCGGAAGAACTATTTTTATCCGGACCTTCCCAAAGCGTACCAAATTTCCCAGTATGACAAGCCGATCGGGGAGCACGGCTGGGTCGAGATCGAGACGGCGGATGGGCCGAAACGGATCGGCATTATCCGGGTGCACCTGGAGGAAGACGCCGGGAAGCTCATGCACGGAGCGGACGGGCTGCATTCCCTGGTGGATTTTAACCGGGTGGGGGTTCCGCTGATTGAGATCGTCTCCGAGCCGGACATGCGGTCGCCGGAGGAGGCCCGGGCGTACCTCGAGAAACTCAAGGCGATCATGCAGTACTGCGAGATTTCGGATGTGCGGATGGAGGAAGGGTCCCTGCGGTGCGATGCCAATATTTCCCTTCGGCCGGCAGGCACGTCGGAGTTCGGGACGAAGACGGAGATCAAGAATATGAACTCGTTCCGCAATGTCCAGCGGGGCTTGGAACACGAACAGGAGCGTCAGCGGGAGATTCTGGCGTCGGGGGGGCAGGTGGTCCAGGAAACCCGGCGGTGGGATGAGGCGGCCGGCCGGACGCTGCCCATGCGGAGCAAAGAGGAGGCGCACGATTATCGGTATTTTCCCGAACCGGATCTGGTGACGCTGTCCATCGACGAGGAGTGGGTGCGGCGGGTTCGGGAGTCGATTCCGGAGTTGCCGGATGCCCGGCGGCGGCGCTTTGTGGAGCAGTACGGACTGCCGGCCTATGACGCCGGGGTGTTGACCGCCTCCCGGGGCGTGGCGGATTTCTTTGAGGAAGCGGCGCGACACGCCGGGGATGCGAAGGCGGTCAGCAACTGGATGATGGGCGAGTTGCTGGGGCACATGAATCAGAGCGGGCTGGAGATCCGGGATGTGAAGGTCACGCCCCGGGGATTGGCCCGGCTGATTGAGTTGATCGCAGACGGGACGATCTCGACCAAGATCGGAAAGACCGTCTTTGCGGAGATGTTTGCGACGGGGAAAGAGCCGGATGTGGTGATCGAGGAGCAGGGGCTCGTCCAGATCAGCGACGAAGGCGCCCTGGCGGCTCTGGTGGACCGGGTGATCGAGGCCAATCCAAAGTCGGTGGCCGACTACCGGGGAGGCAAGGGAAAAGCGCTGGGGGCCTTGGTGGGCCAAGTGATGAAAGAGACGAAAGGCAAGGCCAATCCGCAAGTGGTCAACAAATTGCTGCGGGAGCGCCTGGGCTGA
- the gatA gene encoding Asp-tRNA(Asn)/Glu-tRNA(Gln) amidotransferase subunit GatA yields the protein MSMWRWSVREMADKVRRREVKPSELAEAVLGRIRETDDRVRAFLHIDEDRVLEKAREMDEAAAAGRGEGLLFGVPGAVKDNLCTEGVRTTCASKILANYVPPYTATAVRKLEDARAVIVGKTNMDEFAMGSSTENSAFQQTANPWDLGRVPGGSSGGSAAAVAAGQVPFALGSDTGGSIRQPAAFCGVVGLKPTYGRVSRYGLVAFASSLDQIGPITLTVEDAAAVLQAIAGHDPLDSTSAPVEVPDFSGALTGDVKGMRLAVPREYIGEGTDPGVAAAVKRAVDALAGLGAEVEEVSLPHTKYAVATYYLIAPAEASSNLARYDGVRYGVRVEGDNLIDMYRRTRSEGFGPEVKRRIMLGTYALSSGYYDAYYLRAQKVRTLIRRDFDAVFERFDAVVAPTTPTVAFRFGEKVSDPLTMYLNDILTIPVNLAGLPAVSVPCGLVDGMPVGLQVIGKAFDEAAVLRVAHAYEQAAALELWPAGLAERGSGNNGI from the coding sequence ATGAGCATGTGGCGGTGGAGTGTGCGGGAGATGGCGGACAAGGTCCGGCGCCGGGAAGTGAAGCCGTCGGAGCTGGCGGAGGCGGTGTTGGGCCGGATCCGGGAGACGGACGATCGGGTGCGGGCGTTTTTACATATCGACGAGGATCGGGTATTGGAGAAGGCCCGGGAGATGGACGAGGCGGCGGCCGCGGGCCGGGGAGAGGGGCTCTTGTTCGGGGTGCCCGGGGCGGTGAAGGATAATCTGTGCACCGAAGGGGTGCGCACCACCTGTGCGAGCAAGATTCTGGCCAATTATGTGCCCCCCTACACGGCCACGGCAGTACGCAAGCTGGAGGATGCCCGGGCGGTGATCGTCGGCAAGACGAATATGGACGAGTTTGCCATGGGCTCTTCCACGGAGAATTCGGCGTTCCAGCAGACGGCCAACCCCTGGGATCTGGGGCGGGTGCCCGGGGGCTCCAGCGGCGGGTCGGCGGCGGCGGTGGCGGCGGGGCAAGTGCCCTTTGCCCTGGGATCGGATACCGGGGGTTCGATCCGCCAGCCTGCGGCCTTTTGTGGTGTGGTGGGGTTAAAGCCCACGTATGGGCGGGTGTCCCGGTACGGCTTGGTGGCTTTTGCTTCATCCCTGGATCAGATCGGGCCCATCACCCTGACGGTGGAGGATGCGGCGGCGGTGCTCCAGGCCATCGCCGGACACGATCCCTTGGATTCCACGTCGGCGCCGGTGGAAGTTCCGGATTTTTCCGGGGCCTTGACCGGGGATGTGAAGGGAATGCGCCTGGCGGTGCCGAGGGAGTACATCGGCGAGGGGACAGATCCCGGGGTGGCCGCCGCGGTGAAGCGGGCGGTGGACGCCCTGGCCGGCCTCGGGGCGGAGGTGGAGGAGGTATCTTTGCCTCATACGAAATACGCCGTGGCGACTTATTATTTGATCGCGCCGGCCGAGGCGTCGTCGAACCTTGCGCGGTATGACGGGGTGCGCTACGGGGTTCGAGTGGAGGGGGACAACCTCATCGACATGTACCGCCGCACCCGAAGCGAGGGCTTCGGCCCCGAGGTCAAGCGGCGGATTATGCTCGGCACGTATGCCCTGAGCTCGGGGTATTACGATGCCTATTATCTGCGGGCGCAAAAAGTCCGGACTTTGATCCGGCGGGATTTTGACGCCGTGTTTGAACGCTTTGACGCTGTGGTGGCGCCGACGACTCCCACCGTGGCCTTTCGTTTCGGGGAGAAGGTTTCGGATCCCTTGACAATGTATTTAAATGATATCTTGACGATTCCTGTGAATCTGGCGGGCCTGCCGGCGGTGAGCGTGCCCTGCGGGCTGGTGGACGGGATGCCGGTGGGGCTGCAGGTGATCGGCAAAGCTTTCGATGAGGCGGCGGTGCTGCGGGTTGCCCATGCCTATGAGCAGGCGGCGGCGCTGGAACTCTGGCCTGCAGGTCTGGCGGAGAGGGGGAGCGGCAACAATGGAATTTGA
- the gatC gene encoding Asp-tRNA(Asn)/Glu-tRNA(Gln) amidotransferase subunit GatC, with amino-acid sequence MKISLEQVEHVARLARLALTEREAEIYAEQLGAILAFADQLQELDVSDVPPTSHVLPISNVLREDEQRPGLSREAALAGAPDQEDGQFRVPAILEG; translated from the coding sequence TTGAAAATCTCATTGGAACAGGTGGAGCACGTGGCCCGGCTCGCCCGGCTGGCCTTAACGGAACGGGAAGCGGAGATCTATGCAGAGCAGCTGGGTGCGATCTTGGCCTTTGCGGATCAATTGCAGGAATTGGACGTATCCGATGTGCCCCCGACCAGTCATGTGCTGCCGATCTCGAACGTGCTGCGGGAAGATGAGCAGCGGCCCGGGTTGTCCCGGGAGGCGGCTTTGGCCGGGGCCCCGGACCAAGAGGACGGACAGTTCCGGGTGCCGGCGATTCTGGAGGGATAG
- a CDS encoding MraY family glycosyltransferase codes for MAFLLAFAAAFAAVYGMVPVVRRFALKWGFVDMPNQRKIHKEPIPLMGGVALYVGFALAATAATAASPQVHLTMDFWGIVLGGLVIVATGLLDDGFKAKGRELSPWPKLIMQFVAAGILIAFGVQIKWVTIPFTPQGMYLMPDWLSIIATLLWVVAITNMINFLDGVDGLAAGIAAISSTTLFFVALIKDQAPTALYAATMIGVTLAFLKHNFHPAKIFMGDAGAMFLGFTLAAISVDGAFKSATLVSVLVPVLALGVPIFDTVYVIFKRLKDNRPIYVADKGHTFHLLMRSGMNQVQTVAFLYLLGICFSLASIVVLLAAR; via the coding sequence ATGGCTTTCCTCTTGGCGTTCGCCGCGGCGTTCGCGGCGGTGTACGGGATGGTACCGGTGGTGCGTCGCTTTGCGCTCAAGTGGGGTTTCGTGGACATGCCCAACCAGCGCAAGATCCACAAAGAGCCCATTCCCTTGATGGGCGGGGTGGCGCTGTATGTGGGGTTCGCGCTCGCTGCGACGGCGGCCACGGCGGCGTCGCCCCAGGTCCATCTGACCATGGATTTTTGGGGTATTGTCCTGGGCGGTCTGGTGATTGTGGCCACGGGACTGCTGGATGACGGATTTAAGGCGAAGGGCAGGGAGTTGTCTCCTTGGCCGAAGCTGATTATGCAGTTTGTCGCGGCCGGGATTCTCATCGCCTTTGGGGTGCAAATTAAATGGGTGACCATTCCCTTTACCCCCCAAGGGATGTACCTCATGCCCGACTGGCTTTCGATTATCGCCACCCTCCTGTGGGTGGTGGCCATCACGAACATGATCAATTTTCTCGACGGCGTGGACGGGCTGGCGGCGGGAATTGCGGCCATTTCTTCGACCACCCTATTTTTTGTGGCGCTCATCAAGGACCAGGCGCCCACCGCCCTGTACGCGGCAACGATGATCGGGGTCACCCTGGCCTTTCTCAAACACAATTTCCACCCGGCGAAAATCTTTATGGGGGACGCCGGGGCCATGTTTCTGGGCTTCACCCTGGCCGCCATTTCGGTGGACGGCGCCTTCAAAAGTGCCACCCTGGTGTCGGTGCTGGTGCCCGTATTGGCCCTCGGGGTGCCGATTTTCGATACCGTGTATGTGATTTTCAAGCGGCTGAAGGATAACCGGCCGATCTACGTGGCGGATAAGGGGCACACTTTTCACCTGCTCATGCGCTCGGGTATGAACCAGGTGCAGACGGTGGCCTTTTTGTACCTTCTCGGCATCTGTTTTTCCCTGGCTTCGATTGTGGTCCTCCTCGCTGCCCGGTGA
- the ligA gene encoding NAD-dependent DNA ligase LigA → MSDQGDAARRIEELRALIRRYDYHYYVLDDPLVDDAEYDRCMRELVELEARHPELVTPDSPTQRVSGAPSEAFAKVIHREPMLSLANAFSEGDVREFDRRVRAALPGEDVEYVCELKIDGLAISLRYENGEFVQGATRGDGELGEDITRNLRTIRVLPLRLPERVSVEVRGEAYMPKKVFLRVNRERDEAGEQAFANPRNAAAGSLRQLDPRVTARRGLSLWMYAAVLGPDGTVPGGPGPFRTHEEILKWLDTLGFPVNPHRRVCRNLEEVFQFLNEGDRLRNTLPYDIDGMVIKVNNLDQQNRLGATAKSPRWAMAYKFAPEQAETRLLTIEVSVGRTGVVTPTAVFEPVFLAGTTVSRASLHNEDLIRERDIRIGDIVVVEKAGEIIPEVVRVRADLRTGEEHIFSMPKDCPACGSPLVRLEEEVALRCVNPDCPAQIQEGIIHFASRDAMNIEGLGEALVAQLYREGLIHSVADLYELKREQLVPLERMGAKSADNLLQAIERSKQNSLERLLFGLGIRYIGEKASRVLAAHFKEMDALMEASSEELLKVPDIGAKMAQSIRVYFGQESARRLIERLRAHGVNMVYRGAEAAPVPSRLAGKTVVLTGTLHAMGRREAQDWVRRLGGKPTESVSRKTDIVIAGEDPGSKLVKARQLGVEVINEDQFLSILREAGF, encoded by the coding sequence ATGTCGGACCAGGGGGATGCGGCCCGCCGGATCGAAGAGTTGCGGGCGCTGATTCGACGTTATGATTATCACTACTATGTGCTGGACGATCCGCTGGTGGACGACGCCGAGTACGATCGCTGCATGCGGGAATTGGTGGAGTTGGAGGCTCGGCACCCGGAGCTCGTGACCCCGGACTCCCCCACCCAGCGGGTCTCCGGGGCGCCGTCCGAGGCTTTTGCCAAGGTCATCCACCGGGAGCCGATGCTTTCTTTGGCGAATGCGTTCAGCGAAGGGGACGTGCGGGAATTCGACCGCCGGGTTCGGGCGGCGCTGCCCGGCGAGGACGTGGAGTACGTCTGTGAGCTGAAGATTGACGGGCTGGCCATTTCCCTGCGCTACGAAAATGGCGAGTTTGTGCAGGGGGCGACCCGGGGGGACGGGGAACTGGGCGAGGATATCACCCGGAATCTGCGCACCATCCGGGTTTTGCCTCTGCGCCTCCCGGAGCGGGTCAGTGTGGAGGTGCGGGGCGAGGCTTATATGCCGAAAAAGGTCTTCCTGCGGGTCAACCGGGAACGGGACGAGGCCGGGGAACAGGCTTTTGCGAACCCCCGCAATGCCGCCGCCGGGTCCCTGCGCCAGCTCGATCCGCGGGTGACGGCCCGGCGGGGGTTGTCCCTGTGGATGTACGCCGCGGTCTTGGGGCCCGACGGGACGGTGCCGGGAGGGCCGGGGCCCTTTCGGACCCACGAGGAGATCCTGAAGTGGCTGGATACTCTCGGATTTCCGGTGAACCCCCACCGGCGGGTCTGTCGGAACCTGGAGGAAGTGTTTCAATTCTTAAACGAGGGGGACCGGCTCCGGAACACGCTGCCTTATGACATTGACGGGATGGTCATTAAGGTCAATAACCTCGATCAACAAAACCGGCTGGGTGCGACGGCGAAAAGCCCCCGATGGGCGATGGCTTATAAATTCGCCCCGGAACAGGCGGAGACGCGGTTGTTGACGATCGAGGTGAGCGTGGGCCGTACCGGTGTGGTGACCCCCACCGCCGTCTTTGAACCCGTGTTTTTGGCCGGCACCACCGTGAGCCGGGCGAGTTTACATAATGAGGATTTGATCCGGGAACGAGATATCCGCATCGGCGACATCGTGGTGGTGGAAAAGGCGGGGGAGATTATCCCCGAAGTGGTGCGGGTGCGGGCCGATCTCCGAACCGGGGAAGAGCATATTTTTTCCATGCCCAAAGATTGTCCGGCCTGTGGGTCCCCCTTGGTGCGCTTGGAAGAAGAGGTGGCCCTGCGGTGCGTGAACCCGGACTGTCCCGCCCAGATTCAGGAAGGGATCATCCACTTCGCCTCCCGGGACGCGATGAATATCGAGGGCTTGGGGGAAGCGCTGGTGGCCCAGCTGTACAGAGAGGGGCTGATTCATAGCGTCGCCGACCTCTATGAACTGAAGAGAGAGCAGTTGGTGCCCCTGGAGCGCATGGGTGCCAAATCTGCAGATAATCTGTTGCAGGCGATTGAGCGAAGCAAGCAGAATTCTCTAGAGCGGCTTTTGTTTGGCCTCGGGATCCGGTATATCGGCGAAAAGGCATCCCGGGTGTTGGCGGCGCACTTTAAAGAGATGGACGCGCTGATGGAGGCGTCTTCGGAAGAGCTCCTCAAGGTGCCGGATATTGGGGCGAAGATGGCCCAGAGTATTCGGGTATACTTTGGTCAGGAATCGGCGCGCCGATTGATCGAGCGCCTCCGGGCTCACGGTGTGAACATGGTGTATCGCGGGGCCGAGGCGGCGCCGGTGCCCTCCCGGCTGGCGGGGAAGACGGTGGTGTTGACCGGGACGCTTCATGCCATGGGGCGTCGGGAGGCCCAGGATTGGGTGAGGAGGCTCGGCGGGAAGCCCACCGAGAGCGTCAGCCGGAAGACGGACATCGTGATCGCCGGGGAGGACCCCGGGTCCAAGCTCGTCAAAGCCCGGCAATTGGGTGTAGAAGTGATCAACGAAGACCAGTTTTTGTCCATACTACGTGAAGCCGGATTTTGA